One window of Trifolium pratense cultivar HEN17-A07 linkage group LG5, ARS_RC_1.1, whole genome shotgun sequence genomic DNA carries:
- the LOC123885157 gene encoding uncharacterized protein LOC123885157 gives MVTCMTMALKSKNKLRFINGTLPRPDDEDHDSIAWDRCNTMIMSWITNSVDVEIAQSVIWMDTASEVWLDLKDRFYQGDIFRISDLQEEIYTLKQGDSSISAYYTKMKKLWQELDNFRPIPESNCVNNCVAMAKMKEYKENDQVIRFLKGLNDQYYAVRSQIMLMDPLPKIAKVYSLLVQQERQIVIPIDESKLLAINGYNSYAGRGQTSRGRGYRGGGRSNGGRGKGKMLCSHCGQTNHIIDNCWKKYGYPPHMQHLQHNGNNGAVNNCVTGNGDDDESHTVTCEEENVDSEAGKLLLTSAQQKALLALLQGSQSLPSHSINHVTTN, from the coding sequence ATGGTCACGTGCATGACTATGGCATTGAAATCCAAGAACAAACTTAGGTTTATCAATGGTACTCTTCCTCGTCCTGATGACGAAGATCATGACTCAATAGCTTGGGATCGTTGCAATACCATGATTATGTCATGGATCACAAATTCTGTTGATGTTGAAATTGCTCAAAGTGTCATTTGGATGGACACTGCTTCAGAGGTTTGGCTGGATCTCAAAGATCGTTTCTACCAAGGAGATATCTTTCGTATCTCAGATCTTCAAGAAGAAATTTACACTCTCAAACAAGGTGATAGTTCTATCTCTGCTTATTATACCAAAATGAAGAAACTTTGGCAAGAATTAGATAATTTTAGGCCTATTCCTGAATCCAATTGTGTCAATAACTGTGTTGCTATGGCAAAGATGAAAGAATACAAAGAAAATGATCAGGTAATACGTTTTCTTAAAGGCCTAAATGATCAATACTATGCTGTTAGATCTCAAATTATGCTCATGGACCCTCTCCCTAAGATTGCTAAGGTTTACTCTTTACTTGTGCAACAAGAGAGGCAGATAGTTATTCCTATTGATGAATCTAAACTGTTAGCAATCAATGGTTACAATTCTTATGCTGGGAGGGGTCAAACTAGCAGAGGTAGGGGCTATAGAGGTGGTGGTAGGTCTAATGGAGGTCGTGGCAAAGGTAAAATGTTATGCAGTCACTGTGGCCAGACCAACCATATCATAGATAACTGCTGGAAGAAGTATGGATACCCACCTCATATGCAACACCTGCAGCATAATGGAAATAATGGAGCTGTCAATAATTGTGTTACTGgtaatggtgatgatgatgagtcCCATACTGTTACTTGTGAAGAGGAAAATGTTGACTCAGAAGCTGGGAAACTGTTGCTCACATCAGCTCAACAAAAAGCATTGCTTGCACTCCTCCAAGGCTCACAATCATTGCCCTCTCATAGTATTAACCATGTAACCACAAACTGA
- the LOC123885671 gene encoding ABC transporter G family member 36-like, whose amino-acid sequence MDSNLSRSISRSLSRSSWKMEEVFASGRYSRRTSQIDEDEEALKWAAIEKLPTYDRLRTSIMQTFTEGDQPQHGNRLQHKEVDVRKLDMNDRQQIIDQIFKVAEEDNEKYLRKFRNRIDKVGIRLPTVEVRFKNLTIEADSVVGSRALPTLPNVALTILESFLGACGISASKKTQITILKNASGIIKPSRMALLLGPPSSGKTTLLLALAGKLDSELRVRGEITYNGHKLNEFVPRKTSAYISQNDVHVGEMTVKETLDFSARCQGVGTRYDLLSELARREKEAGIFPEADLDLFMKATAVKGTESSLITDYTLKILGLDICKDTIVGDEMHRGVSGGQKKRVTTGEMIVGPTKTLFMDEISTGLDSSTTFQIVKCLQQIVHLSEGTILMSLLQPAPETFDLFDDIILISEGQVVYQGPREHIVEFFESCGFRCPERKGTADFLQEVTSRKDQEQYWADKNRPYRYVSVTEFTNKFKQFHVGVRLEQELSVPFDKSSAHKAALVYSKNSVPTRDIFKACWDKEVLLIKRNSFFYIFKTAQIVIIAFIAATLFLRTEMSRKTEDDASLYIGAILFGMIMNMFNGFAELALTIGRLPVFYKHRDHLFHPAWTYTVPNFLLRIPISIFESLAWMVVTYYTIGFAPEASRFFKQFLLVFLIQQMAAGMFRFIAGICRTMIIANTGGALMLLVVFLLGGFLLPKREIPNWWVWANWVSPLSYAFHAMSVNEMYAPRWMHNGTSADKTTTLGLAVLKNFDVYANENWYWIGAGALAVFTVFYNVLFTLSLMYLSPLGNKQAIITEEDATELENEGDVNEPRLVRPPSNRESMLRSLSKADGNNSREVAMQRMSSSQANPNGLRNADADTSNAPRRGMVLPFQPLAMSFDSVNYFVDMPAEMKEQGVTEDRLQLLREVTGSFRPGVLTALMGVSGAGKTTLMDVLAGRKTGGYIEGDVKISGYPKNQETFARVSGYCEQTDIHSPQVTIRESLLYSAFLRLPKEVGEEEKIQFVEQVMDLVELQSLKDAIVGLPGVTGLSTEQRKRLTIAVELVANPSIIFMDEPTSGLDARAAAIVMRTVRNTVDTGRTVVCTIHQPSIDIFEAFDELILMKRGGQLIYGGPLGRNSHKIIEYFEAIQGVPKIKDMYNPATWMLEVSSVAAEVRLGMDFAEYYKQSDLFRRSKALVTELSTPPPGTSDLFFATKYSQSTVGQFKSCLWKQWLTYWRSPDYNLVRYFFTLACALMIGTVFWRVGKHKDTSTDLILIIGAMYAAVIFVGINNCQTVQPIVAIERTVFYRERAAGMYAPLPYALAQVLIEVPFVLFQTLYYSLIVYAMVGFPWKVEKFFWFVFVCFFSFLYFTYYGMMTVSITPNHQVASIFAAAFYGVFNLFSGFFIPKPKIPGWWIWYYWICPVAWTVYGLIVSQYRDIDDPITVFGATQNFTVKGYIEHHYGFKPDFMGPVAAVLVAFTCFFAFIFAYCIRTLNFQSR is encoded by the exons ATGGATAGTAATTTAAGCAGAAGTATAAGTAGGAGTTTGAGTAGGTCAAGTTGGAAAATGGAAGAAGTGTTTGCTAGTGGAAGATATTCAAGAAGAACTTCTcaaattgatgaagatgaagaagcaCTTAAATGGGCTGCAATTGAGAAATTACCAACCTATGATAGGTTAAGAACAAGTATTATGCAAACATTTACTGAGGGTGATCAACCTCAACATGGAAACAGATTGCAACATAAAGAAGTTGATGTTAGGAAGCTTGATATGAATGATAGGCAacaaattattgatcaaattttCAAGGTTGCTGAAGAAGATAATGAAAAGTATCTCAGGAAATTCAGAAACAGAATTGACAA GGTTGGAATAAGACTCCCAACAGTAGAAGTGAGGTTTAAGAATTTGACTATTGAAGCTGATTCCGTTGTTGGAAGTAGAGCTTTGCCAACACTACCGAATGTTGCATTAACCATTTTAGAATCATTTCTTGGAGCATGTGGAATTAGTGCATCTAAGAAAACACAGATCACAATTCTTAAGAATGCTTCTGGCATTATTAAACCATCAAG GATGGCCCTTTTACTAGGTCCACCTTCATCAGGGAAAACGACCCTATTGTTGGCATTGGCTGGAAAATTGGACTCTGAATTGAGG GTGAGAGGTGAAATTACTTACAATGGACACAAACTTAATGAGTTTGTACCAAGAAAGACTTCAGCATATATTAGCCAAAATGATGTTCATGTTGGAGAAATGACTGTTAAAGAAACTTTGGATTTCTCAGCTAGATGCCAAGGAGTTGGAACTAGATATG ATTTATTAAGTGAGCTTGCTAGAAGGGAAAAGGAAGCTGGTATATTTCCAGAGGCAGATCTTGACCTTTTCATGAAG GCTACTGCAGTGAAAGGAACAGAAAGCAGTCTTATTACCGACTATACTCTAAAA ATATTGGGACTTGATATTTGTAAGGATACCATAGTTGGAGATGAGATGCATAGAGGTGTATCTGGAGGCCAAAAGAAACGTGTCACCACAG GTGAAATGATTGTTGGGCCAACAAAAACACTATTCATGGATGAAATATCAACTGGTCTTGATAGTTCCACAACATTTCAAATTGTGAAATGTTTGCAACAAATTGTGCACCTTAGTGAAGGAACAATCTTAATGTCACTTCTTCAACCAGCTCCTGAGACGTTCGATCTATTTGATGACATCATTCTCATATCCGAGGGTCAAGTTGTGTATCAAGGTCCACGTGAACATATTGTGGAGTTCTTTGAATCCTGTGGGTTCCGTTGTCCTGAAAGAAAGGGAACCGCTGATTTCTTGCAAGAG GTTACATCAAGAAAAGACCAAGAACAATATTGGGCAGACAAAAATAGACCATACAGATATGTTTCTGTGACAGAGTTtacaaacaaattcaaacaatTCCATGTCGGAGTGCGTCTGGAACAAGAGTTATCGGTTCCATTCGACAAATCAAGTGCACACAAAGCAGCTCTTGTTTACAGCAAAAACTCAGTTCCAACAAGGGACatttttaaagcatgttgggacaAAGAAGTGTTACTTATCAAAAGAAACTCTTTTTTCTACATATTCAAGACAGCACAAATTGTCATCATTGCCTTCATAGCAGCAACTTTGTTTTTAAGGACTGAAATGAGTAGAAAAACTGAAGATGATGCTTCACTTTACATTGGTGCAATTTTGTTTGGTATGATCATGAATATGTTCAATGGTTTTGCTGAACTTGCACTTACAATTGGAAGACTTCCTGTGTTTTATAAACATAGAGATCATCTTTTCCATCCTGCTTGGACTTACACAGTCCCGAATTTCTTGTTGCGTATTCCGATTTCTATCTTTGAGTCTCTTGCTTGGATGGTTGTTACTTACTATACCATTGGATTCGCTCCTGAAGCCAGCAG GTTCTTTAAGCAATTTTTGTTGGTGTTCCTTATCCAACAAATGGCAGCTGGGATGTTTAGATTCATTGCTGGAATATGTAGAACCATGATTATTGCAAACACTGGTGGAGCACTCATGCTTCTTGTTGTTTTTCTACTCGGTGGTTTCCTCCTTCCTAAAC GTGAAATTCCTAACTGGTGGGTTTGGGCTAATTGGGTTTCACCATTGTCATATGCTTTCCATGCAATGTCTGTGAATGAAATGTATGCTCCAAGGTGGATGCATAATGGG ACTTCTGCGGATAAAACTACTACATTGGGTCTGGCTGTTTTAAAGAACTTTGATGTTTATGCCAACGAAAATTGGTATTGGATAGGTGCCGGAGCTCTTGCGGTTTTCACAGTTTTCTACAATGTTCTCTTCACCCTTTCACTTATGTACCTAAGTCCTCTTGGAAATAAGCAAGCAATTATAACCGAGGAAGATGCAACTGAATTGGAGAATGAGGGAGACGTAAACGAACCAAGACTCGTGAGGCCGCCTTCCAATCGAGAGTCAATGCTTCGGTCTCTATCTAAAGCTGATGGAAACAATTCAA GGGAAGTGGCAATGCAAAGAATGAGTAGTAGCCAAGCTAATCCAAATGGATTAAGAAATGCTGATGCAGACACTTCAAATGCACCAAGAAGAGGAATGGTTCTACCTTTTCAACCACTTGCAATGTCATTTGACAGTGTTAATTACTTTGTGGACATGCCTGCA GAAATGAAAGAGCAAGGAGTGACAGAAGATAGGTTACAATTGCTTAGGGAAGTAACCGGTTCATTTAGGCCTGGAGTTCTTACTGCACTAATGGGAGTTAGTGGCGCCGGGAAGACAACTTTAATGGATGTTTTAGCAGGAAGAAAAACCGGTGGCTACATCGAAGGAGATGTTAAAATCTCTGGATACCCTAAGAACCAAGAAACCTTTGCAAGAGTTTCTGGTTACTGTGAACAAACTGATATTCATTCACCTCAAGTTACTATCAGAGAATCATTGCTTTACTCGGCTTTCCTTCGGTTACCAAAAGAAGTTGGTGAAGAGGAAAAGATT CAATTTGTGGAACAAGTGATGGATTTGGTAGAGCTGCAAAGTCTCAAGGATGCTATTGTGGGGCTACCAGGAGTTACAGGGTTGTCAACTGAACAAAGAAAGAGGTTGACAATCGCGGTCGAGCTTGTTGCTAATCCTTCAATCATATTCATGGATGAACCAACTTCAGGTCTAGATGCAAGAGCTGCTGCTATTGTTATGAGAACTGTAAGAAACACTGTTGATACTGGAAGAACTGTTGTGTGCACAATTCATCAGCCTAGCATTGATATCTTTGAAGCCTTTGATGAG CTCATATTGATGAAAAGAGGAGGGCAACTGATCTATGGAGGACCTTTAGGTCGGAATTCACACAAGATTATCGAATACTTTGAG GCAATTCAAGGTGTCCCAAAAATTAAGGACATGTACAATCCTGCAACATGGATGCTTGAAGTTAGCTCCGTAGCTGCTGAAGTCCGGCTTGGAATGGACTTTGCTGAATACTACAAGCAATCAGATTTGTTTCG GAGAAGCAAAGCTCTTGTAACCGAGTTAAGTACACCGCCACCAGGAACTAGTGATTTGTTTTTCGCTACTAAGTACTCCCAATCAACAGTTGGACAATTCAAATCTTGTCTTTGGAAGCAGTGGCTAACATATTGGAGAAGTCCAGATTACAATCTAGTCAGATACTTTTTCACCTTGGCTTGTGCTCTCATGATAGGGACAGTATTTTGGAGAGTTGGCAAACACAA GGACACTTCGACTGATCTGATACTGATTATAGGAGCGATGTATGCTGCTGTTATTTTTGTTGGAATTAACAATTGTCAAACAGTTCAACCAATTGTCGCTATTGAAAGAACAGTGTTTTATAGAGAAAGAGCCGCTGGAATGTATGCTCCTTTGCCATATGCCTTAGCACAG GTTTTGATAGAAGTACCATTTGTGCTATTTCAAACATTATATTACTCACTCATAGTGTATGCTATGGTGGGCTTTCCATGGAAAGTAGAAAAGTTCTTTTGGTTCGTCTTTGTCTGCTTCTTCTCCTTCCTATACTTCACATACTACGGAATGATGACTGTTTCCATCACGCCAAACCATCAAGTTGCATCAATCTTTGCAGCAGCATTCTACGGAGTCTTTAACCTCTTCTCTGGTTTCTTCATTCCAAAACCT AAAATTCCGGGATGGTGGATATGGTACTATTGGATTTGTCCAGTTGCATGGACAGTGTATGGATTAATTGTGTCACAATATAGAGACATAGATGATCCAATTACTGTTTTTGGAGCTACTCAAAACTTCACTGTGAAGGGATACATTGAACATCATTATGGATTCAAACCTGATTTCATGGGACCAGTTGCTGCAGTTTTGGTTGCTTTCACTTGCTTCTTTGCCTTTATATTTGCCTACTGCATAAGGACATTGAACTTCCAATCAAGATAA